CGCGGTCAACCCGATGGCGGCCAGCGCCGCCCGCACCGGCCCGTGCCCCGACGCGACCACCGGTGCACGCCGGTCACCGTCCCCTGCCGACGGGTCGGCGTCGTCGACCTGCCCGGCGGGTGGGGCGAGGTGGAGCAGGACGCCGGCCGGCTCGACCACGCCCGCCGCGGCGAGCCAGAGCCGCAGCCGGCGGCCGTTGAGATGGAAGTTGGCCGGCGGGCGCTTCCGGGGGGCCGGGCCGGGTCCGTCGGGCTGGCGGCCCAGCCAGGCCACCGCGAGCGGGGCGAGCAGGCTGGTGTACGAGGTGCGCACCAGGTGCCGCCCGTCGGGGGTCGCCTCCCAGGTGGCGGCCAGCCCCCGCGCGGCCAGCTCGGCGACGAGCACGTGCACCCGCCAGGGGGCGTCGACCACGATCGAGAGGCGGCCGGTGCCCCCCATCCGGACGATCTCCCCCGGGCCCGCCAGCAACCCGGCCAGGTCGGCCGGGGACGGGTCGGCCGCCTCCGTACCGAAGAGGGAGAGCTGGCGGACCGGCGGCTCGGGTGGTGGCGTCAGCGACACTCCGGGACCTCGTCGAAGGCCTTCTTGAGCTCTTCCGAGTTGAGTTTGCTGGTGTCCAGCGCGCTCGCGTCGTACTCCTGGTTGAGGGTCTCGACGGCGGCCCGCACCCCGTCGTAGAACTCGGTGGGCGTGCCGGCGCCGAGCCCGGCGATGGTGGCGCGGGCCCGGCCGTAGGCGTCCCGGACCTTCTCCAGCGAGCCGAGGAAACCGGCCGAGACCTGGTCGCCGTGCTCGGTCTCCGGCACCCCGGCCTGCTCGACCCGGAGCCGGGCGGTCTCGCTGGCCCGTTCGGCCCCGGCGAAGAGCCGGACCAGATTCTCCCTGGCCTGGGCGGGGGTGGTCTGCGCCGTCATCTGCTGCTGGGTGCTGCTGGTCAGCTTGCTGATCTCGGCCCGCCAGGGGGTGAGCGCCTCGCAGACGGCCGCCGCCCAGACCCGGGGGCTGGGCCCGCCGCCGCACGCGCCGGCCAGCAGGACGATCGTGGCCAGGACCACCGTGAGCTTTCCGGCGGCTGCCGCCCGGCACGTACGCATGCGTTGCAGCGTACGGCCTCGGGGGTGACGCGCCACCCCCGTGGACGCCCGGTTTCCCGGCCTCCGGCTCGCCGTTTCCCTGATATCGGGGTGACCCTGGGCCGGGTCACCCCGATATCGGCGATCTGGAGTGGGTGTCGCCGACCTGCTCCGTCGACGGAGGCTCGGCTCAGGCGCCGACCCGCTCCGCCCGCTGATCGGCGTCGCCGGCGGCGGAACCGCCGTCGGCGTCGGACATCGCGACGCCCTTGCGCTTGCTGAACACCACCGCCGCGACGATGACCAGCGTCGCCACGACCGCGATGGTGATCCGCAGCCCGGTGTTCCGGTCGTCGCCGATGCTCCAGGCCACCACGGCCGGGGCGATCAGCAGCGAGACCAGGTTCATCACCTTGATCAGCGGGTTGATCGCCGGGCCGGCGGTGTCCTTGAACGGGTCACCGACGGTGTCGCCGATCACGGTGGCGGCGTGCGCCTCGGAGCCCTTGCCCCCGTGCGCGCCGTCCTCGACGAGCTTCTTGGCGTTGTCCCAGGCCCCGCCGGAGTTGGCCAGGAAGACCGCCATCAACGTGCCGGCCCCGATCGCCCCGGCCAGGTACGACGCGAGCGCGCCCGGGCCGAGGCCGAAGCCCACCGCGATCGGGGCGAGGATGGCGAGCAGACCGGGGGTCAGCAGCTCGCGCTGCGCGTCCCGGGTGCAGATGTCGACGACCTTGCCGTACTCGGGACGCTGGGTGCCGTCCATGATGCCGGGCAGCTCACGGAACTGCCGGCGGACCTCCATCACCACCGCGCCGGCCGAACGGGACACCGCGTTGATGGCCAGCCCGGAGAAGAGGAAGACCACCGCCGCGCCGATGATCAGGCCGACCAGGTTGCTCGGGTTGGCCACGTTGAGCGCTTCGAGGATCTCGTCGTCGACGTCGCCGATGCCCGCGTCGAGGTACGCGGTGCGCAGCGTGTCGGTGTACGAGCCGAACAGCGCGGTGGCCGCGAGCACCGCCGTGGCGATCGCGATGCCCTTGGTGATCGCCTTGGTGGTGTTGCCCACCGCGTCCAGCTCGGTGAGGGTACGCGCGCCGTGCTCGTCGATGTCGCCGGACATCTCGGCCACGCCCTGGGCGTTGTCGGAGATCGGGCCGAAGGTGTCCATCGCCACGATCACGCCGACCGTGGTGAGCAGGCCGGTGCCGGCCAGCGCCACGGCGAACAGGGAGAGCGTGATCGAGCTGCCGCCGAGCAGGAACGCCCCGAACACGCCGGCCCCGATGAGCAGCGCCGAGTAGACGGCCGACTCCAGGCCGACGCTGATGCCGGCGAGGATGACGGTGGCCGGGCCGGTCTGTGAGCTCTTGCCGATGTCCTGCACCGGGCGCTTATCGGTCTCGGTGAAGTAGCCGGTCAGCGCCTGGATGGCGGCGGCCAGCACGATGCCGATGACCACCGCGCCGATGGCGACCAGACGCGGGTTGCGGTCCACGTCGGCGAGGCCGCCGTCGAGGTCGGCGAAGCTCGCCGGCAGGTACGCGAA
The sequence above is a segment of the Micromonospora sp. WMMD882 genome. Coding sequences within it:
- a CDS encoding sodium-translocating pyrophosphatase, which translates into the protein MSGILAAEGGELSLTGANVSYVVIAAVIALVALVFAAALTKAVLAAGKGTTNMQEISGAVQEGASAYLLRQFRTLAVFVVVAVVLLYLLPVHDTDGSETLVKLGRSAFFVVGAVFSAFIGGAGMWLATRANLRVAAAAREREGGREAAMRIAFRTGGVVGFLTVGLGLFGAALVVLLYRGDAPTVLEGFGFGAALLAMFMRVGGGIFTKAADVGADLVGKVEQGIPEDDPRNAATIADNVGDNVGDCAGMAADLFESYAVTLVAALILGRAAFGEEGLVFPLIISTIGVLVAIIGVFITRLRASDRNGLTAINRAFYLSAVISAVLVAVAAFAYLPASFADLDGGLADVDRNPRLVAIGAVVIGIVLAAAIQALTGYFTETDKRPVQDIGKSSQTGPATVILAGISVGLESAVYSALLIGAGVFGAFLLGGSSITLSLFAVALAGTGLLTTVGVIVAMDTFGPISDNAQGVAEMSGDIDEHGARTLTELDAVGNTTKAITKGIAIATAVLAATALFGSYTDTLRTAYLDAGIGDVDDEILEALNVANPSNLVGLIIGAAVVFLFSGLAINAVSRSAGAVVMEVRRQFRELPGIMDGTQRPEYGKVVDICTRDAQRELLTPGLLAILAPIAVGFGLGPGALASYLAGAIGAGTLMAVFLANSGGAWDNAKKLVEDGAHGGKGSEAHAATVIGDTVGDPFKDTAGPAINPLIKVMNLVSLLIAPAVVAWSIGDDRNTGLRITIAVVATLVIVAAVVFSKRKGVAMSDADGGSAAGDADQRAERVGA